Part of the Oikeobacillus pervagus genome is shown below.
CATTCAGTTTCTTCAAATGATGTCATTCGAATCGATTCACATCATTGGGCATTCAATGGGAGGACAATTGGCGCTGCATATGATGAAACAAAACCCTAATTATATTGAACGGTCGGTCTTATTAAGCTGTTCTTCCTACATAGAAAGAGCGAAGAAAAAATATATTGCCGCAAGTTTTCTTCCCTTTTCCTCTCATTTAATTAAGCGCTGGTTAGAAAAAACAGGAGTAGAAGGGAACTTGCATCAAGTCGTCTATCAACCCCAACTGATTGACGATGAAATGATTGTAGGTTATACGGAGCCTTTTACGAACAAGGCCATCTTTCGCGGGTTAGTAAAATTTTTGCGACATCGTGAGGCAGACCTATCATCAGAAATCTTGCGAACGATTTCCACCCCATGCCTTCTCATTTGGGGAGAAAAGGACCGAGTCGTTCCCGTTGAAGTTGGGAAAAGATTGGCGAGTGACCTGCAGAACAGTGAATTCATTGTTTTAAAAGAAACAGGTCATCTCATCCCAGAAGAAAAACC
Proteins encoded:
- a CDS encoding alpha/beta fold hydrolase, with the translated sequence MKQNYSVPIQGMRLWYEYDENPKAKDTILLLHGFLSSSFSFRKLIPLLKEDYSVITVDWPPFGKSQRPKRFIYSYENIAKTIIQFLQMMSFESIHIIGHSMGGQLALHMMKQNPNYIERSVLLSCSSYIERAKKKYIAASFLPFSSHLIKRWLEKTGVEGNLHQVVYQPQLIDDEMIVGYTEPFTNKAIFRGLVKFLRHREADLSSEILRTISTPCLLIWGEKDRVVPVEVGKRLASDLQNSEFIVLKETGHLIPEEKPEEVMEFIQKFLR